The following proteins come from a genomic window of Salvia hispanica cultivar TCC Black 2014 chromosome 4, UniMelb_Shisp_WGS_1.0, whole genome shotgun sequence:
- the LOC125220344 gene encoding zinc finger protein ZAT9-like, with protein MGQIEEEQRYVCRICSKSCVSGKSLGGHMRVHLSQIAASKKAAAQEKLVGNKMECDDEDDDDHHQLNQSISEEVEELGDGGDQSNASYELRENPKKSWRISDPKHAKSLNSCRECGKEFASLRALSGHMRCHSIKNKKEVHSCKECGRGFDSMRAMFGHMKSHSTKRVMMKMPKPSVVKSGDFCPIRRKRSRIRYKGTVNPLSCSGVDVSHCGVSDLEEAEEAARCLVMLSRGVGSFFKFDSNAEDSDDDSAYFGGVVASYVEKNVSEFEDEEMLRVEKGMKVDLVCDDEFLEHGIGSSNGSDDDDESCFENENLELIEVFEEKKHSDSRLLLCADSKHDRCGGEMESSKGKERECPICFKVFASGQALGGHKRAHYNGVVESKNREMLDLNFPVPADSGSLSSWFAERSRGHEAMLITT; from the coding sequence atgggacaaattgaAGAAGAGCAGAGATATGTGTGCAGAATCTGCAGCAAAAGCTGCGTTAGTGGGAAGTCATTGGGAGGCCACATGAGGGTTCATTTATCCCAAATTGCAGCTTCCAAAAAAGCAGCTGCTCAAGAAAAACTAGTTGGGAACAAGATGGAGTgcgatgatgaagatgatgatgatcatCATCAGCTCAACCAATCCATCAGTGaagaagtggaagaattgGGAGATGGTGGTGATCAGAGCAACGCCAGCTACGAACTCAGGGAGAATCCGAAGAAATCTTGGAGGATTTCGGATCCCAAACACGCAAAGTCTCTGAATTCGTGCAGAGAATGCGGCAAGGAATTCGCATCGTTGAGGGCTCTCTCGGGCCACATGAGGTGCCATTCGATCAAGAACAAGAAGGAGGTGCATTCGTGCAAGGAATGCGGTAGAGGGTTCGACTCAATGAGGGCCATGTTTGGTCACATGAAGAGCCATTCTACTAAGAgagtgatgatgaagatgcCTAAGCCTAGTGTTGTTAAATCTGGTGACTTCTGCCCGATTAGGAGGAAGAGATCCAGGATTAGGTACAAAGGCACTGTCAATCCTTTGTCGTGTTCGGGTGTGGATGTGTCTCATTGTGGAGTCTCTGATCTTGAGGAGGCAGAGGAAGCTGCTAGGTGCTTGGTGATGCTCTCTAGGGGTGTGGGGAGTTTCTTCAAGTTCGACTCGAATGCAGAGGATTCTGATGATGATTCTGCCTACTTTGGAGGTGTTGTTGCCTCATATGTTGAGAAAAATGTATCTGAATTTGAGGATGAAGAGATGCTTAGGGTTGAAAAGGGAATGAAGGTTGATCTTGTGTGTGATGATGAATTCTTGGAACATGGTATTGGCAGCAGCAATGGaagtgatgatgatgatgaatctTGTTTTGAGAATGAAAATCTTGAATTGATTGAGGTTTTTGAGGAGAAGAAGCATAGTGATAGTAGATTGTTGTTATGTGCTGATTCCAAGCATGATCGATGTGGTGGGGAGATGGAGTCGAGCAAAGGGAAGGAGCGCGAGTGCCCTATATGCTTCAAGGTTTTTGCTTCGGGTCAAGCTCTAGGTGGCCACAAGAGAGCTCATTACAATGGAGTCGTTGAAAGCAAGAATCGTGAGATGTTGGACCTCAACTTCCCGGTTCCTGCTGATTCAGGCAGCCTCAGCTCATGGTTCGCTGAAAGGAGCCGTGGGCATGAGGCTATGCTGATCACTACTTGA